From Drosophila nasuta strain 15112-1781.00 chromosome X, ASM2355853v1, whole genome shotgun sequence, one genomic window encodes:
- the LOC132796979 gene encoding mitochondrial import inner membrane translocase subunit Tim29 → MRLLRVGDRLSALRVRIEEKFTLPERFKGTVVEKWTNYWKGLLRDYGEVGAGVVKESYANPKKALAYGTGVLTLYLAARNNPDEAAFMTLLRKQTNRMVTLPPDQQNPDSANYLTMLERAVNQKKLRLLSLGICTLMWVDLYDEDDCTYPAVCEYTSVGLLNFHQRIIDVGCWNEFWRLKHKMRNYDINYL, encoded by the coding sequence ATGCGTTTACTGCGTGTGGGCGATCGACTGAGTGCATTGCGTGTGCGCATCGAGGAGAAATTCACTCTGCCCGAACGCTTCAAAGGCACCGTCGTCGAGAAGTGGACAAATTACTGGAAAGGCTTGTTGCGTGATTACGGCGAAGTGGGCGCCGGTGTTGTGAAAGAATCCTATGCGAATCCCAAGAAGGCATTGGCCTATGGCACCGGAGTGCTCACGCTCTACCTGGCCGCACGCAATAATCCCGATGAGGCGGCGTTTATGACGCTATTgcgtaaacaaacaaatcgcATGGTCACATTGCCTCCAGATCAACAGAATCCTGACTCCGCCAACTATCTAACGATGCTGGAGCGTGCGGTTAACCAGAAGAAATTGCGACTGCTCTCGTTGGGCATCTGCACACTGATGTGGGTGGATCTGTATGACGAGGACGATTGCACGTATCCGGCAGTCTGTGAATACACCTCGGTGGGATTGTTGAATTTCCATCAGCGCATCATCGATGTGGGCTGCTGGAATGAGTTCTGGCGTCTCAAGCACAAGATGCGCAACTACGACATTAACTATCTGTGA